The proteins below are encoded in one region of Apium graveolens cultivar Ventura chromosome 4, ASM990537v1, whole genome shotgun sequence:
- the LOC141717845 gene encoding plant-specific TFIIB-related protein 1 — translation MKCPYCAAAQPRCATTVSGRQISECTSCGRVVEERQSQSHHLFHLRAQDYPLNLVTSDLPTIPPSQNDVVEEDPFEQTGFITAFSTWSLEPYPIFTQSSTSFSGHLAELERVLEATSSSNSNTSLSSGPSVVVDNLRAYLQIIDVASILRLDCDISEHAFQLFRDCSSATCLRNRSVEALATAALVQAIREAQEPRTLQEISLAANLPQKEIGKYIKILGEALQLSQPINSNSISVHMPRFCTLLQLNKSAQELATHIGEVVINKCFCTRRNPISISAAAIYLACQLEDKRKTQAEICKVTGLTEVTLRKVYKELLENWDDLLPSNYTPAVPPEKAFPTATISSGRTTPRSDFVEGSSLEKEKQPIVKPLDISEAFLHITGKEDTESKDNTHGTYNPALQQTPAFWKLQVPSGTSRKPAEEMNENMTHDMDSDKPSKFEDLEKKVEKESKFSSVSSWQSQFSSNPVNTSSMSFPVRPQVPAGNSPSQRFLQIPKFNPGNSELGSLNGNDSKKVHQNGNP, via the exons ATGAAATGCCCCTACTGCGCGGCGGCGCAACCGCGGTGCGCCACCACAGTCTCCGGGCGACAAATAAGCGAGTGCACATCATGCGGCCGAGTCGTCGAAGAACGCCAATCTCAATCCCACCATCTCTTCCATCTCCGCGCCCAAGACTACCCTCTCAATCTCGTCACTTCTGATCTCCCCACAATCCCACCCTCTCAAAACGACGTCGTAGAAGAAGACCCGTTTGAACAAACCGGGTTCATAACCGCTTTCTCAACCTGGTCACTCGAACCCTACCCGATTTTCACGCAGTCTTCTACGTCATTTTCGGGTCATTTAGCTGAGCTGGAACGAGTGCTTGAAGCGACGTCGTCTTCGAATAGTAATACGAGCTTGTCGTCGGGGCCGTCTGTTGTTGTTGATAATTTGAGGGCGTATTTGCAGATAATTGATGTGGCTTCCATTTTGAGATTGGATTGTGATATTTCGGAACATGCTTTTCAGTTGTTTAGGGATTGTTCTTCGGCTACGTGTTTAAGGAATCGGAGTGTTGAAGCTCTTGCTACTGCTGCTCTTGTTCAGGCTATTCGCGAGGCGCAAGAACCTAGAACACTTCAG GAGATCTCACTTGCAGCCAATCTACCTCAAAAGGAGATTGGTAAGTATATCAAGATACTGGGAGAAGCTCTACAACTAAGTCAGCCTATTAACAGCAATTCCATATCGGTGCACATGCCAAGGTTTTGTACACTCCTTCAACTCAACAAATCTGCTCAG GAGCTGGCAACACACATCGGTGAAGTTGTGATTAATAAATGTTTCTGCACTCGTCGGAATCCAATTAGCATCTCAGCAGCTGCTATATATTTGGCATGCCAACTGGAAGACAAACGCAAGACCCAGGCTGAAATATGTAAGGTGACCGGACTCACAGAAGTTACTCTGCGTAAAGTATATAAGGAGCTTCTGGAAAATTGGGATGACCTTCTTCCCTCAAATTATACTCCTGCTGTCCCGCCAGAGAAAGCATTTCCTACAGCTACAATTTCCTCAGGACGTACAACTCCTAGATCTGATTTTGTAGAAGGGAGCTCTTTAGAGAAGGAGAAGCAGCCTATTGTTAAGCCACTTGATATCTCAGAAGCATTTCTTCATATTACTGGCAAAGAGGATACCGAAAGCAAAGATAATACACATGGGACTTACAACCCTGCATTGCAGCAGACACCAGCTTTCTGGAAGCTTCAAGTTCCATCTGGAACTTCCCGAAAACCTGCTGAAGAGATGAATGAAAATATGACACATGACATGGATTCGGATAAACCATCCAAGTTTGAAGATTTAGAGAAGAAGGTAGAGAAAGAGTCCAAGTTTTCATCTGTATCTTCATGGCAAAGCCAGTTCTCTTCAAACCCTGTAAATACTAGTTCCATGTCCTTCCCAGTTCGGCCTCAAGTACCAGCAGGGAACTCGCCATCTCAGAGATTTTTACAAATTCCAAAGTTTAATCCAGGTAATTCAGAACTTGGAAGCTTAAATGGAAATGATAGTAAAAAGGTCCACCAGAATGGTAATCCTTAA